A single region of the Nicotiana sylvestris chromosome 6, ASM39365v2, whole genome shotgun sequence genome encodes:
- the LOC138870434 gene encoding uncharacterized protein has product MEEGSKQWHEKLPFALLGYLTTVRTSVGATPYLLVYGTEPVIPAEIEISSLRIVAEAEIDDVEWVKTRLEQLSLIDENRLVVVCHGQLYQQRMARAYNKKGQKIRLLRRNSLQGKEQVSKQDPPE; this is encoded by the exons atggagGAAGGgtccaaacaatggcatgagaagttacctttcgcaTTATTGGGTTATCTCACTAcagttcgcacttcagtaggggctactccttatttgttggtgtatggtacGGAgccagtaatacccgcagaaattgaaatctcatcccttcgaattgtcgctgaggcagaaattgatgacgttgaatgggtcaaaacccgcttggagcaattaagtctgattgatgaaaacaGATTGGTagtagtatgtcatggccaattgtaccaacagagaatggcaagagcatataataagaag gggcagaaaattcgtttGCTTCGGAGAAACTCTCTACAGGGGAAAGAGCAAGTAtcaaaacag gaccctcctgaataa